The following is a genomic window from Neurospora crassa OR74A linkage group III, whole genome shotgun sequence.
TGGTGTGTATTCGGATGGAggggtacctaggtaggagGAAGTGTCGGGTCAAGCAAGGGACATCACCTGGTAACATGGAACTGGCAGATTAGCTATGAATAGTAAAGACAACATACCCTGTCTGCTTTCCAGATGTGGGATGTGGGAAGGGGATGGCATGGGAGGGTATCGCCGGGAAGGAAGGTCATACTGGGAAGCGGATAAGCCGGGGGAGCTGGTCAAAAACCCTGAGGTAGCTCTGCTTCGGGAtgagatgggatgggatggatcaCGGATGGGGGTGCTGGCCTTGGACACACCTGGCCCAACTCGGAAAGTCCACAGTCCCAAATCACGGGGGCCGATCAGAATGGGCCGACGCAGAGTCCCGACTTCCATGCATCGGTTTTTGCATTGAAAGAACGACAGACTAGCAACGGCTGCCAAGACTAGGCCTGACTATGTCTAGAAACGTCGTCCGTGATCCGAAATTGTCACGGCACATTCCAGCCTCATTCCAGCGGTCCCACAGGAGGCTGCGGAACTCCTCTACTGTCTTGTCATCGGTCCTCAAGATTAAGCTTGCGATCGGTCCGGATGCCGGAGAAGAATCGGGTAACTTCCGCGCGGGAGGACCGGATAGTCCCGGATATCTCTCCGTGGCACAGTTAGCCGAACGTTGCTCGCTTCCCCACGATGTGGAAATACGTTATAACGGATGACAACCTAATCTAACCTTGGCCCActttggtagaggtacctctaagcCGCGGTTCTTGGCTCGACTGAGCAAAGGAAGTGGAGGCTGCGAAAAGGATTGTGAACTGACTGACCACTTTAGTTTTGAAGACCCGGACATGGCCATTGCACAATGTCGGTCGttctctacactacctacggtacctacctagaggtacctacctacctacctacctacctacctacctacctacctacctacaaccTCTTGGGCCTATACGCTTTAGCAAGTTCATGTTCACGCAGGTACGAGATGTCAATGCAGAATGACATGATGTCTGCAACCCACCCCAAGCtacccttccttccattgGGCATCCAGCTTAGCAGCCTCAGCTTGTCAAGTTTTATCTGGTGACTTTCGCTTGCCATGTTTGGAAGCATGATGGAAGCGCGAAAGAAGGCGTGGTATTGTATCGGTCCCGGATTAGCAGCTGTATCAATACCGTTGTGTCGATCGTTTGAAacacggtggtggtggtggtgttgttgttgtcgttgttgctgttgtcatTTTGATGTGATCAATATAGCAACATACGGTCATACCCTGGTGATGGGTTGAGAGTTGGATGGTTAAGTCCCAGGTGAAGACGACGCCGCGGTGACATTGTGCAGAGTCAGAGCGCTTTGGAGAGCTGGAGTCGCACTGGGAGGGGCATCATGACTGAAAATTCACCCTGTTGAGACAATGACGCAGTTTCAAGGGGAAGGAGCTGTTCGGCTGCGACTGCGGCTACGACTTTCATCCACATCGTTTGTGTGGAAGGGGGGGGTTAGTTTCAGGTAGTTTGGTTGGTTTGCGCCTTTGGGAAGGAAAGAACTATGGTAGGCAGCTGAGATCAAAAGCAGCATCGACGACGATCTTGGGAGCCCCTCGACACTTTCCCTAGTATTTTTAACGACACTAGGTGTCCAGTCACAGGGCACAACTGGTCAGAATCGAACGATGTGAAAAATCTTCAGTTCGTTGAGTCCCTCTTCAGTTCCACACCAAGTACCACAACACAGCTCACTGGACCGAAGCATTgcgtgttgtgttgtgttgtgttgttttGTTCATTTTTCCTTGTTCACAACTGCTTGATAATATCTCCATAACCCCAGCTGAAGGTTTGTCACTAACAGCAACATAGTCTCTACCCACCCATTCGAAACCTCTGGGCGTCAAGCTTTGTTAGCGACAGTCGCCAAGCTGGGAATAGTTAGGTCAGGTTGTATCGAAATGCCCTAGACCCTTGTGGCTCTCACCGCCGTCACCAATCTAGTTCTACCCTTCACCTTGCTTCACCGCATCATCACTACCACTACTACCACCAATTGCACGCTACCACCGTGAAGTTGCTCGCCTGTAACAACCACAGTCAAGTGCCCAACAGTCTTTGGACACCGGAATATCAACGTCAGCGGCATCAGCCCATTGAGGGATCATCAATGTCCACGGCGATATCCTCTGACTGCCACTACACTCACTAGAACACACTAGGTAGTAGAGCTTACCCCGGTCTGCGCTAGAAGCAGCTTTGTCTCCTTCTAGAAAACTTCCGAAATCACGCCCATCCTGCCTTTGCGCGGAGCATAATGCAGCCTTTAATTGCAAGGTTTGAATGAAACACTTTTCCTTCATGCGCACATCTTGGCCACACTCCTTCGGTCTACATTCTACACCGTCCACTCCTTCACGGCATCTCCCCACGGCATCTGCCCCTCACTCCAACACCATCACGACCGTCGTGCCGAGTATCGCTCTTTTCCGGCCTGCATACTGCTTGCTGCCTTGCCCTGTTCATTGCAGCTCTTCTCACTTCGGCCTTACTATGCTTAACAGGAAGCTGACAATTGTAATGGGCTATTTTGCGACAGCTTCCAGCCTCGATTCGTCAGCCACATTGACACCCAACAAGCGCAATTTTGGAGTTGCCGAACGTCAACCTCTTCACCTGACCATATGGAAGACAATCATCGCCATGGCATAATCCAAGTGGTAGCCACGAAATTTCACCGTATCCGAACGGCATCTCCTCGCAAGGCCTAGCCCGAGACATCACGTCAAGTTGTGCGTCTGGCGCGTCTGGAACCCATCCATATGACCGTCATGATGGCATGCGGTGACCAGGCTCAGCAAGGTCACCGAGTGGACAGAACCTAGACCCGGTCTGCCAAACTATCTTCGTCTCCCAAATACGCTCGCTTCAATGCCTGCCTTTGGCGGGCTAGTGCCTCTTTCCGGGTTGAAGGTGTGCCTTTTCTCCCCCATGATGCGGCTACATTTCTGGCGGCAGCTTCGTCAAACCTTTCCCACTTTCACAGACGCCATATATCGACGGGCCGAACAGGCACAGaccgtacctaccttggACTACTTGATACCCTGTCAAAACCATCCTGTTCAGTTCGAGAGCCCTGCCAGACCGCCTGCGGCAGCTCTCTGGTCTCGTTGGGATTGGGGTCACATCAGACATCTCAGATGATATGGTTCAGATTTCACGCGGGCAGGGTCACTGCATGGTATCCTCACTCTATAACCTCTCTTTCGCCCCTGCTCGGCAATCCAGCATTCCTACCTTCATCACGGGTGGATGCTACCCCTTCTCCAAGGCGGCTTAAGCCCCGGGACCCTATCGTATGTCAGGGCATCGATCTGTTTCCGGGCACCTGTTATAGCTCCCCCCGTCTTAAtatctttcccttttcagAGACCATGGAATTTCCCACTCCTCAATGCCCTCTCCGCTTGCCACCTACGACACTCCACCACACCCAGAACTGGACACCccccccagcagcagccaaggTATGCTGTCGCTATCATGTTCCTGCTTTAGTACTTCCGAGTGACTTCTTCTGGCTCTCCTGGAAAGGCCGGGTACCTTGCTTGACCGCACACTGTTCACTGCGGGGACTTACATCCACCTTCCTGGCTGTGTACGGAGATGGACTCGGCCAGATTGCCACCCCTCCCGGCAAGCTCCCCTCCCGCTCGCCATCTTCTGCCTGTCTCCCTCTGCCTTGCAATTGTAAGACTCTCGTTACCGGCTTTCCTTGTGAGTCGGGTGCCGCTGCTGTCCTTGGTTGTCTGTAGAGAAGAACAATGCTACGAGCACCTCCTAATTCGCTTCTTGCCATGCTGCGGCCCAGCCGCATGGCAGGGCTTGTTTCATCCCATACATTGTCGAGCTTGATGTTTTGACTCTGTCTTTGCGTTTTCGCAGCTTCGTTTTCTTTAGATCGTCAAGTTCACTGAATATCTGAATCGAGTTAGAGCGCCCGGAATTTCTTGGACCTCGATAATTAGTTCTGCGGCAACCCTGTCCAGCAATCTGAGCTACGAGCTGTCATGCCCGCTCGGTGCATCACTACCTGAAGCCGGGGTTCTGTTCTATATCCGGAAGACAGTCCATGGCATAAGATCCTCAAATTATGCCACCGTCATCGGTCGTCGAACCCGACTTGAACTCCACATTTCAAGCTACAAATACGGCTCGTACTTATCATTGCTTGTATGCTTATTCCTTGGATTAGTAGGCGGGTCAAATCCATATATCCATTCCGTCCCCGTCCCTCCAAAGCAGCTATCACTTGCTTCTCTGCTCAGTATCAAACACCACAAGATATATCACGGTCGTTACCCGCTGCTTCCTTTCCTCTGCTCTAATTCTACTTTGGCTTTATCGTTAAGTTCACcaacgaagaagaaaccGTTCGTTTTGGAAGCTAGGCTGAACTGGAGTGTCGACAAACTATACACCAAGTACCAGTATCCACAGAAAACGGTCATACCAGCCAGGTTCAGCACGCAATGAGCTTACGAAGGAGGAATCGTTAAGAGTGCCGTCATCGTCCAGCCAGCCTATCCGAGAATCAACCTACCGTCTCGTACCTCTGAAGATCATATACCCCCACATCACCATCGGTCGCCTTTCTACCGCCACCGACTCGTTTGCGAAAACTTCGCTTGGGTATATGTGCTCTGGGTTCATACCGACACCTGTCTCTTCTCAACTGAGCTCAAATACCCCTCAAAAAATCAACTCGCAGCATCTGAGGCCCTCCTCAGATCAGATTATACGCCACTCTCGTTTCCAAAGTAGCCCTGCGGGGCTCAATCTTTCCAAATTCTCGCAATTCAGAGCCCGGCGACCAGCCAGAGCGGTCCGCTCTGGCGGACCTCATGCATAGCGGTCACGCTGGCGGGCAATTACCGAGTAGGTCCGGACTACCATGTCGACTATTCGTCACAGGAGCCGCATACGGCCGAGCAGAGCCAGGCTCCGCACTCCTATGAAgcgcaccaccaccgaccgTCTCTCCAACATGCCGGCCTGCCAAGCTTGCACGAGCCGCCCACTCACCAACCCCATCATGGCCTGTCCCAACATTATGCCCAAGcccatcatcctcttccgaTCCTCACAGATCCGGGCCACATGGGCGGACATCCTGGCGCACGACACATGGGCCATTCCGGACCACCTCACTTTGGCGGACCGGGTCCTTCGCCACACACTGTAGTTGCGCCGCTTTACCCGCCTTTGACGCATAACCACGGACATGGCGGTGGGTTAAAACGACAACGGCCTGAAGATCTCGATCTCACGATGCCTGGAATATCGGACCTTGAGCAAAATGACCTGGACTCCATGCAACATACGTCGTTGGGAGCAGCGTACGCACAAGCAGCAGCGGCTCCGCctcagcatcaccatcaccgcctACCAGACACCGGCCCCCCAAACAAGCTTTTAAGacgggaaggggaaggtagcggcggtggtggagctCCCAGTGTCGTTGGACAAGCAGGAATGCCACCTCCAGCCCCGAGACCAAGAGGCCCCAAGCTCAAGTTTACGCCAGAGGACGACCAGCTGCTGATCGACCTGAAGGAAAACAAGAGCTTAACCTGGAAGCAGATTGCCGACTTTTTCCCTGGGCGATCTTCAGGAACTCTTCAGGTGCGATACTGTACAAAGTTGAAGGCGAAAACAACACAATGGACGGATGAAACGGTAAGTCTGATCAGCCGTATTTCTTTCTATCAGATAAATGACTTAGCTATCCACATAACTTGCTTTCTGACTAATTCTTACATGCAGGACCAAAAGCTCAAGACGGCGCTGCAAGACTACGAAAACGAGAAGTGGAGGATTATTGCCAACAAAGTTGGGACAGGATTCACCCCAGTAGCATGTCGTGAGAGAGCGGCGGAGTTGATGGGAGAGGACTTATAGCAATCAATGTCCCCACCAGGAGTTTCGGCTTCTGTGTCTGGGGACACCGTCTATTCCTCACAACTCCAGTGAGCAGCACACCGCAGTGCACGAGATCTACCACGTCAATACCCCATGCGCAACGTCAAAGACTCGGCCAATGTCCGATGGCAATCGATTTGACGGGGTAAAAATTGAGTCAAACGCGGTCGACTCGAATCAAACGAATACACCAACCGCGCGAAGCTTTCCGTTCGTGGAGAGCGAACGACCAGGTTAGGAGCCGATTTCGTGGCTACCAAAATTCAGAGACACTCAGGGATAGGAAGGTGCACAGGAGTTATCTGTCGTCCTTACCCCCTCTCCCTATTTGTTTGCCCTTATTACTCcatttcttctctctctACCTTCTTTTAATCTTTAGTTTCTTGTTGGCTTAATTCATCAGTTGTATCATCATTTGGTGAGATATCATTCTTTGAGAAGGCGGCATTATACACCTAGATACCCCATACACAACAAGTATTATATCTGACATTCACGTTTAGtaaccttttctttccttatttCCTATTGCGGTGTGCTGGGTCTTGCgctggtgttttttttttttctttttttttttcaggtTTTCCATAGGAGGCGGCTTGATGAGATTGGAAAAGGATGACCATTATACAACGATACTCAGCCACTTCGCTACCATACAGGCTTTCACGACCGAaatggatgatgacgatatACACAAGATTCAGATCGGTCTCCGACGTGCGGTCATGGTGGAACAGGGCTTGGTGGATGGTTTATACGTCTGTTGATTCGAGAAAAGCCCACAACTCTGGCATTGATTTGGAGCCCAAGAGGAATTGGTGATCGATTCAGGCAAAAATGTCAAAGAGGCAATGGGATAGTCCCTTCGACGCCAGAGCGGAGGCAGGATTTGGAAGACAAGACTCGAAGAACAGCAATATGAACACCTGGGCGGGTCAATAGTTGCTTGGGCGGAACATGTCAGGAACAGCACCGGCAAACACTAGTCCGCTTGTCCCTTGGAGTTGGTTGGGTACTTCACTTCACGCTGGAAACTTGGTTGGGTTGCGGAaggctttcttttttccttcgaGAGGGCGTGCATACCAACCACCATTACAAGCACACATCGTCGAACTTCAACCTATCTTTCCTTTGTCTATCACATTCCGCGATACCCAGCACAGTGCAGCACTCAGTACAATATGGTTTCATATTTTCCCTATGTCGTTGGTTTTCAGAACACTTGCTGCTTCCCCTCACATAATTTGTATGTAAACCTTAGGTTTTTTCTTGGTCTCGGACCGTTGTGTTTAATGTTTAACTGGGCTGGTCTTTTCGATTTGTCCTCCACTTAAGCGAGCTCAATGTACTCTACGGTGTGGTTGGAATGGGGAACTACCTGAGGCATGCTGCGTCTCACCGCAGATACTCCAAGTGTAACACAATGATGCATCATACAGCGGGCTGTTTGAGAATGAAGGTGAAAATGAGGAAGACGCCAAGTGGACGCTATTCTCACGGTGCGTAACTGACCGTCCGCTGGGAAGATGGGATCCCAATCAACAATTGACATTGTGCGGTTGATTTCTTGGCTGCCAAACCTGTCACTTTGCCACCTTCCTATTCGGCGACGAGGCGTCTTGAAAGGCGTTGGATAAATGACTACATAGTAGACCGCTATCTTGAACCACAAGATTGTGTTCATCTTAGCCGGTTCCAATGTCAGCCTGTCAGGTCTCTGGGCAGTGATGTCCCCTACCCAGCAAAACAGGAACGCGACTGTGAAAAAATGGTCTGATATTTATTTCATTCTTGGAACTAAACACAGGCACCGTTACATCGCCCGTCGACGGGTGGCCCTAGTGTAGGTACGCTCGAGGTACGCTACCGTTTGAATGGCTGTCATGTGCCGTTGACGCCATTGTTGGGAGTCTAGGAGCACGGAGATTGACGATGCCCTCCCTGTCCCCAGAAGTTAAGCACCGTGCCCCATGTCCGATGTTCCAGCATCGACCGTTGACGATGATCGGTCATATCAATAACGGTCATACATGGTAGTTACAGTGGGCACCATGAATAAACGCACAACTTGGAATTTTCCCGCCAAAATGGCTAAAAAGGTCGCCTTCGTCACTCCTCAATTTGACCACAGCACCATATTTAAAAACAAAAGTAGGTATTTTCTCAGGTTTATATTCTGTAAACCCTTGTATGTCCATGAGGGTTTCGTGCAATCTTGGTGGTCTATGGTGGCGAAAGAGTGGTATCATCCAAGGGTATCTAGCTTGGCATGTCAGTTACAGCGGGCTTATAGAGACTCGTCATGGTTAGGAAACTGGCTTCTCCTTTCAATATTAACCTTGTTAGGTGCCTTGTGAGTTGCGCACTAGGTACTCAAGCAAAATGCCAGTCAAATTCCTTATTTTGGTGTATCAGTAAAATGTTTGATACACCAAGACTATTGATTGAACCTCGATCGTATTATTGTTCAACGACCTAATAAGTTCGTACGAGTTCTACGAGGAAATGACCAGTGTTGCGTTTGTTTGTGTTACCCACTATAAGGTACAACGTTAGCATCGATCCAGGACCTTGAAAGGGTCCGGCAGTCTGTCCGTTAGTCAGTCCCCTCCCCTCGGCTCGATTGGTTGTGATTTCGCTCGGTTgttcggttcggttcggtAGGGTCGTCTAAAACGGTCGCAGATCCGCGTGCTGAAAGTGGTTTAAACCAACGTGCTGGGTTCCCGTTGCGTCAAGGCTAGAAGGATGTGGATTGATAGTAATCCTTTCTCAGTGAATACGAAACCTGCGATTGCTTGATCTTTGCATAATTCCAAACATTCTCTTACAAGTTGTGTttctctactatatttcGTTCCATATCATCTCGTTCGGTTCTCTCCAGCCGCCAGACGAAACTGCCTACACCAGCAACTAGAGTGGACAGGGGATCTTTTGTTAGTTTGCCGCGAAGCGAACAACATCTGTTTAGCGCCATGGTCAGTTTTGTAATTCGCCTCCACTAAATCGGGCCAAACAATGTTTATCCTGCGGTTTTTGAAGGAAGCCTGCGCTATGTATTCAGCCTCCTCAACCGCTCACCGATTGGCACGCTGGGGACGAGAGCCAAAAATAAAGTTTTCCTGATACACTCTCACCGAGTGTTTAACATACGAGTGGAGATCATGTTCTGCGTTCGATATCAGACCAGAGGAGCGACTCACTGCCAAGACATTACCGCTTTCCCATACAGTTGCCATGTCGATGAAAGTCATGAAACCTTTGATCTAGCGGACATTTCGGTACTTGTCTGTCAATCAAATCGCTCAATTCCCTCTTTGATTCTCtagtcccctcctcctcgtagACTTGACTATGCTTCCTGAGATCAAATACCCTACCTTGCATGA
Proteins encoded in this region:
- a CDS encoding MYB DNA-binding domain-containing protein, encoding MCSGFIPTPSPATSQSGPLWRTSCIAVTLAGNYRVGPDYHVDYSSQEPHTAEQSQAPHSYEAHHHRPSLQHAGLPSLHEPPTHQPHHGLSQHYAQAHHPLPILTDPGHMGGHPGARHMGHSGPPHFGGPGPSPHTVVAPLYPPLTHNHGHGGGLKRQRPEDLDLTMPGISDLEQNDLDSMQHTSLGAAYAQAAAAPPQHHHHRLPDTGPPNKLLRREGEGSGGGGAPSVVGQAGMPPPAPRPRGPKLKFTPEDDQLLIDLKENKSLTWKQIADFFPGRSSGTLQVRYCTKLKAKTTQWTDETDQKLKTALQDYENEKWRIIANKVGTGFTPVACRERAAELMGEDL